Sequence from the Desulfotignum phosphitoxidans DSM 13687 genome:
GTAAATTGCCTGGAAAAACATACGAAGAACTTAAAGACACTTTGGAATTTACGCTAAAAGAAGCCCTGTCGTTCAATTGTCAAGATGCATTGAATGCTACGGCAGTGGGATACAGGGAAGAAAAAATTGCAGACTTGACATGAACACAGGATGTTGTGATAGAAAATCAAGTAGTTACCAACTATTTGGAGATAAAAAGAAGATGATATCCATTCTACTATGATGCGGGCTTTTTCAATTTTTATTCCCTCAACGAGGGTTTGAGGTCAACACTATTATTAAAAGTCCTGGGGATTTTAATTTTACCCAATATATTTTGTAGGAGAATTGCATCTATCGATAATAATCAAGATTAATTATCCCTGTATGAGTATTCTGAGGCTGAATAAATTTATGATATCCATGCAATCCTAAATCTGATAATCTCGGATGATATGGAAGAAGGGGAATACCGGAGAGATCAATACTTATTTGCATAACCCTTTTTTAAACTGACAGGTGTTCGGCTATCGCTGCACACCAGCAAAGGAAGGTTACAGTATGAAAAAATCCATTGGTGCAAAAACAATCCTGTATCCCACACCGGTACTGATCGTGGGGACCTATGACAAGAACGGCAAACCCAATGCCATGACAGCGGCCTGGGGCGGGATCTGCTGTTCCAGCCCGCCGTGCGTGACCGTGTCTTTGAGAAAAGCGACCTACAGCTACAACTGTCTCGTTGCCAGCGGTGCCTATACCCTGAGCATTCCTTCAGAAACCTATGTGGAAGCAGCTGATTATCTGGGCATGGCATCCGGGAAAACCGAGGACAAGTTCAAGACCGCCGGCCTGACCCCGGTCAAAAGCGACCAGGTCAATGCGCCGTATGTCAAGGAATTCCCCCTGATTCTGGAATGCAGATTGATACACACCCTGGAGATCGGGCTGCACACCCAGTTTGTCGGAGAAATTGTGGACATCAAAGCGGATGAATCCGTTCTGGCGGAAAACGGGATGCCGGACATTGAAAAAATGAAACCGATTTTGTATGCCCCCGCTGAAAAAGCGTATTTCAGTGTGGGCAAAAAAATCGGAGACGCGTTCTCCACAGGCAAACGCCTTAAATAACAAAGGAACAGGAACGATTCTATGTCAGTGGAAGCAGTTAAACAGTTTTTTTCAGATTTCAACATGGAGGATCGCGTCATGGTACTTGAAACCTCCACTGCAACGGTTGACGAGGCAGCCGCCGCCCATGGCGTGGATCCGGATCAGATCGGCAAAACCCTGTCATTTAAACTGGACGGCAGGCCCATTTTGATTGTTGTGGCCGGCAGGGCCAAAATCGACAACCAGAAGTACAAGCAGCAGTTTTCAAAAAAGGCGAAAATGCTCTCACCTGCCGAAGTGCTGGCATACACCGGCCATGCCGTGGGCGGTGTATGCCCTTTTGGGCTCAAACAGCCCATGGATGTGTACCTGGATATCTCATTGAAAAAACACCCGGAAATCATTCCGGCAGCCGGGGACCAGAATGCCTCAATCCGCCTGACCATAGAAGAACTGGAGCGGTTTTCAGACTGCAACGACTGGGTGGATGTGTGCACACAGCACCGGAACTGATTGCCGCGCCAACACTGCGCGGTGCTGTGTGAACCATTTTAGCGGGCTGCTTCAACCATATCTGGGCCGGGTTCTGGCTGTTTCACAATAGGTTTCAATTCCTTTTTTCCGGATGATCTGATTGATGGACACCCAGCTGTTGTACAGGTTTTCATCAAACCGGG
This genomic interval carries:
- a CDS encoding flavin reductase family protein, with the protein product MKKSIGAKTILYPTPVLIVGTYDKNGKPNAMTAAWGGICCSSPPCVTVSLRKATYSYNCLVASGAYTLSIPSETYVEAADYLGMASGKTEDKFKTAGLTPVKSDQVNAPYVKEFPLILECRLIHTLEIGLHTQFVGEIVDIKADESVLAENGMPDIEKMKPILYAPAEKAYFSVGKKIGDAFSTGKRLK
- a CDS encoding YbaK/EbsC family protein — encoded protein: MSVEAVKQFFSDFNMEDRVMVLETSTATVDEAAAAHGVDPDQIGKTLSFKLDGRPILIVVAGRAKIDNQKYKQQFSKKAKMLSPAEVLAYTGHAVGGVCPFGLKQPMDVYLDISLKKHPEIIPAAGDQNASIRLTIEELERFSDCNDWVDVCTQHRN